The following is a genomic window from Bacillus carboniphilus.
AAGTCAAACGGGAACTAGAGGAGCTGAGTAGAGCCGGTTTTGTGGAGGTAAGAAGTAAAACGGGAACTAGATGCAGCGAGTAGTGCCCGTTTTCTGAGGGTAAGCATTAAAAAAGGAACTAGAAACTCCGAGTAGTGCCCGTTTTGTGATAGCAATAAGTTTCTCCCCAACTTTCTCAAAAAAGAAGGATAAACAGGCTAAATAGGGAATACATTGTAATAACTTTAATCCGTGGAAGAGGGGAACCAGTATGAATTTTAACCTGAAAGAGGCAATAGAGATTCTGGAACGAACACCTGTTACATTGGAAGCATTTCTGTCTGGCTTATCACAAGGGTGGCTGACTGGTAATGAGGGGGAAGGAACATGGAACGCTATTGAAGTTGTGGATCATCTGATTGAATGCGAGAAGACCAATTTTATACCAAGACTTGAATCTATGTTACAGGATGAGGAAAGTAGACCGTTTCCTCCGTTCGACCGTTTTGCACACTTGAATTCCGAGAATGAACAAGCCATTGAAGAGAAATTACATGAGTTTAAAACGCTGAGGAAAGAGAACATTAACAAACTGACCGCTCTCGTACCTTCCGAACATCAATTAGACATGAAAGGGGAGCATCCTGCTTTCGGTGAAGTGACAGCCAGGCAGCTTATCTCTACGTGGACTCTTCATGATTTGACACATATCTCTCAAATTGTACGGGTCATGGCTGAAAGATATCGCGAAGATGTAGGGCCTTGGTGTGAATACTTAGGGGTTTTAAATAAAAAATAATAATCAAATGACACTTCAATGATTGGGGTGTCTTTTTTTCAAATAATGCAGTAAATAATACAAGAAAGAATTGGTTAAATTTTTCAGGTCATAATAAGTAATAACAAGATAGGACCAGGGAAAGGAGACCAAACATGCCAAAGAAGGCTGCTTCAGAACAGGAAGGGACGGAAAAGGAAAAGAATAATGTAGTACCCATAAAAGAAGAAAAAGAAGATCAAATTAAGAGTCTAAATCGTATGCTTGGTGCAGTTTTGGAATATTTATCAGATGATCAGATAGAGGAAATAGATATCGAGTACCTCCTTCAAAACACAAAAGGCTTGCAAGAATGGTGGGATAAGTATCGGGAGCAAAATCGGAAAAAAATCGAAGAGGAAGTAAAAAAGTCCCTTGAAGGCCTTTCCTTAGATGAATTGGAGAAAATCCGGGAACAGATCAAGCAAAAGAAAAGTGATTAAATTTTTAATAAAAGCATTCATTAAAAAGGGATGCTTAATAATTTAGCGATTTTTTAAAAAGTAATTGTGCCTACAAAAAGAGAGCTAGAATATATTGGAATGTTTTCCAGTAATAGAGCAATTTATTACCAATTTTTTGATGTGGAGTGATAGAATAGGAGAAAGAGACGATGAATATAAAAATGACACATGTAAGCCCTGCACAAATAAAATAATGCTGCAGGGCTTTAATTCTAGGTATATATGGAGGTTTCCATGAATCAAACGATCCAAACACTTCAAGAAAATATACCTCTCATTAAAAATGCCACATCTATTGAAGGACTTTCGAAAGGCTTTTCACCTGAACAAAAGTATATAGTGTGTATCCAAGATAGGAAGTTACTTTTACGTGTAAGTGATAGCCACATGTTTAATCGCAAAAAGAGGGAGTTTCAAATTTTAAAGGACCTTTCGGAGGTAGGTGTTCGTACTCCTGAACCACTTGAGGTTGGAATGATTGATAGCTCGGAATTTTGTTATACCCTTTATTCCTTTATGGATGGGATGGATGGTCTTGAGGCGATAAAGAGAATGACGGACAAGGAGCAGTTTGATTTGGGAGTAGAAGTGGGACATGAGCTTCGAAAATTACATGTCTACCAGGCACCGGAATCCGTTGGAACTTGGTATGATCGGGCTATGGCCAAGCATAATCGGTATATTGAAGCCTATAAAACATGTGGAATTCAAATACAACATGCTGAAAAGATTGCTAATTTTATAGAAAATCATAAACATTTACTGAAGAATCGTCCCAATCAGTTTCAGCACGATGATATCCATTTAGGAAACATCATTGTAAAGGACAAACAATATGAAGGTCTTATTGACTTTGGCAACTTTGATTGGGGAGATCCCTTTCATGATTTTGTAAAAGTAGGGCTCTTTCAAAGAGAAATTAGTGTTCCCTTTTCAAGGGGACAAGTGATGGGCTACTTTGATGGCGACGTTCCAAGTGAATTTTGGAGTCTGTATTCCGTATATGTGGCTATGGTGTTGTTTTCTTCCATCGTTTGGTCATTAAAGTCTTCTCCTGAACAAGTAGAAGACATGATTAGAAGAGTGAACATGATTTTAGTTGACCATGATTATTTTAACTTAGTTAAACCAACATGGTTTGAAGGAAGTGATTGTGATGAGTAGATTAAAAGTTTTCTTTTTAAATAGGCTCCATTTTTTAAGGATGGAAGAGTTAGAACTAACGGATCAAACGGTAAAAGAATTTGAAGAACTCTTTGAACGTTATATAAAGAATGGAGAGGGAGGCTTGATTGAATACAACAGCAAAACGCCCAAACATCACTTCCTGAATTACCTCATCGAAAATAAAGGAGTTTTGGTGCACGGCTCAAACCATTCGGCAATTACAACCTTCGAACCAAGAGAGCAGAGCCTTTTTACAGGAAAATCAGTGAAAGCGGTCTTTGCTTCTTCAGATGGAGTGTGGTCGACTTTTTTTGCTTGTATACGACGTGAGGGATATGTAGGCTCATTAAGAAATGCATGTCTTACAGCTTCTACGAAAAAGGGAATTAGACGATACTATTATTTTTCAGTTAATAAGGAACATAAAGGGGACCTATGGACGGAAGGAACCATTTACATTTTGTCAA
Proteins encoded in this region:
- a CDS encoding DinB family protein — its product is MNFNLKEAIEILERTPVTLEAFLSGLSQGWLTGNEGEGTWNAIEVVDHLIECEKTNFIPRLESMLQDEESRPFPPFDRFAHLNSENEQAIEEKLHEFKTLRKENINKLTALVPSEHQLDMKGEHPAFGEVTARQLISTWTLHDLTHISQIVRVMAERYREDVGPWCEYLGVLNKK
- a CDS encoding aminoglycoside phosphotransferase family protein, with the protein product MNQTIQTLQENIPLIKNATSIEGLSKGFSPEQKYIVCIQDRKLLLRVSDSHMFNRKKREFQILKDLSEVGVRTPEPLEVGMIDSSEFCYTLYSFMDGMDGLEAIKRMTDKEQFDLGVEVGHELRKLHVYQAPESVGTWYDRAMAKHNRYIEAYKTCGIQIQHAEKIANFIENHKHLLKNRPNQFQHDDIHLGNIIVKDKQYEGLIDFGNFDWGDPFHDFVKVGLFQREISVPFSRGQVMGYFDGDVPSEFWSLYSVYVAMVLFSSIVWSLKSSPEQVEDMIRRVNMILVDHDYFNLVKPTWFEGSDCDE